A DNA window from Treponema primitia ZAS-1 contains the following coding sequences:
- the tsf gene encoding translation elongation factor Ts has product MEISASDVKRLREKTGAGMMECKNALVSTEGDFAKAEKLLKEKGLAAVEKRADRATNEGKIFITVANNAAALVELASETDFVARNPEFITLGGVIAGKVLEKGYTEPNDELAGLVTDLATKIRENMSLKRIKVIKAGANEYLSSYIHGDGNIGVVVKLGADKAEVLQKEEAKAFAFDLALHIAAFNPLALDKTKVDPAFLKEQEDIFRKQLEKDEKLQGKPANVLDNILKGKVSKYLADICLLDQGFVKDEKQTVAQALAEKSKQLGAAITVNDYVYFKVGQ; this is encoded by the coding sequence TGATGGAATGTAAAAATGCCCTGGTAAGTACCGAAGGTGATTTTGCCAAGGCCGAAAAACTGTTAAAAGAAAAGGGTCTTGCGGCGGTGGAAAAACGCGCCGATAGGGCAACCAACGAGGGCAAGATATTCATTACGGTGGCAAATAATGCCGCGGCCCTGGTAGAGCTGGCGTCGGAGACCGACTTTGTGGCCCGGAACCCCGAATTTATCACCCTGGGAGGCGTTATCGCCGGCAAGGTGTTGGAAAAGGGCTACACAGAGCCGAATGACGAGCTGGCCGGTCTGGTTACGGACCTGGCCACCAAGATCCGGGAAAACATGAGCCTTAAGCGGATCAAGGTCATCAAGGCCGGCGCCAATGAATATCTGAGCTCCTATATACACGGGGATGGTAACATCGGCGTGGTGGTAAAGCTGGGGGCCGATAAGGCAGAGGTCCTGCAGAAAGAAGAGGCGAAAGCCTTTGCCTTTGACCTTGCCCTTCATATCGCCGCCTTTAACCCCTTGGCCCTGGATAAAACCAAGGTTGATCCCGCTTTTCTCAAAGAACAGGAGGATATCTTCCGCAAGCAGCTTGAAAAGGATGAAAAACTCCAGGGGAAACCCGCCAATGTGCTGGACAATATCCTTAAGGGAAAGGTAAGCAAGTACCTGGCGGACATCTGCCTTTTGGATCAGGGTTTTGTGAAGGACGAGAAACAGACCGTGGCCCAGGCTCTGGCAGAAAAGAGCAAGCAGCTTGGGGCGGCAATCACGGTAAATGACTATGTGTACTTTAAAGTAGGCCAGTAG
- the frr gene encoding ribosome recycling factor, giving the protein MHSAISSSEERMKKTVTSLKDSFGSLRTGRASAALFDKIKVDAYGEKSPLNQVANISIPEARLIVIQPWDKALMGEIEKAIRTSELSLNPSNDGKVIRISVPPLTEERRKELAKLAKAQAEQSRVAVRNIRRDGNEEIKKLLKDGDITEDEESKHTEELQKVTDSYITKINQVLEEKEKEIMEV; this is encoded by the coding sequence ATGCATAGTGCCATTTCTTCATCCGAAGAACGGATGAAAAAAACGGTTACGAGCCTTAAGGACAGTTTTGGGTCCCTCAGGACCGGCCGGGCTTCTGCAGCCTTATTCGACAAGATTAAGGTGGATGCCTATGGAGAAAAATCCCCCCTGAATCAGGTGGCAAATATTTCCATCCCCGAGGCGCGGCTCATCGTGATCCAGCCCTGGGATAAGGCCCTGATGGGGGAAATAGAAAAGGCTATCCGTACCTCGGAGCTTTCTCTGAACCCTTCCAACGATGGTAAGGTGATCCGCATCTCCGTGCCGCCCCTTACGGAAGAACGGCGGAAGGAACTGGCCAAACTGGCCAAAGCCCAGGCCGAACAGAGCCGGGTGGCGGTGCGGAATATACGCCGGGACGGTAATGAGGAGATCAAGAAGCTGCTCAAAGACGGGGACATCACCGAGGATGAGGAAAGCAAGCATACCGAGGAATTGCAAAAGGTAACCGATAGTTACATCACCAAGATCAATCAGGTACTGGAAGAAAAAGAAAAAGAAATAATGGAAGTGTGA
- the dxr gene encoding 1-deoxy-D-xylulose-5-phosphate reductoisomerase yields the protein MKKRVAILGVTGSIGRSTLEVIRAEKDSFEPILFSSHTSIDELLTVGKEFPDAVLVLSGQNQGIEHGLKYGLQDLLKAIQDSGADIVVNGITGAAGLVPSLVSLEAGADLALANKETIVMAAPLVFDAAAKGGGKIIPIDSEHSAIFNLINAHGIDRVEEILLTASGGPFRKYTAEALMTIRPEEALVHPTWAMGPKITVDSATLANKGLEVIEAAGLFHIPVDKIRVVVHPQSIIHSMIRLTDGAVYAQLSKPDIRLPIHEALNFPECVPCAFGRLGFDALTLEFEKPDNKKFPMLPLAYEAVRSGGITPTVYNAANEVAVAAFLAKGATFLDIPRIVENVLTMAWPCPHLDLPSILEADAKARQSAQTFIAEKCACAGNFVASGAS from the coding sequence ATGAAAAAACGAGTGGCGATTCTTGGTGTCACCGGATCTATTGGCAGAAGTACTTTGGAGGTTATTCGTGCGGAAAAGGATAGTTTTGAGCCTATCCTTTTTTCAAGCCATACCAGCATTGATGAACTCCTTACCGTAGGCAAGGAATTTCCTGACGCCGTATTAGTATTGTCAGGACAAAATCAGGGTATCGAACATGGTCTAAAGTACGGCCTCCAGGATCTGCTCAAGGCTATTCAGGATTCCGGAGCGGATATCGTGGTAAACGGTATTACCGGGGCGGCCGGGCTAGTCCCTTCCCTGGTGAGCCTGGAAGCAGGGGCAGATCTGGCGCTGGCAAATAAGGAAACCATTGTTATGGCAGCGCCCCTAGTTTTCGATGCGGCAGCCAAAGGCGGGGGGAAGATAATCCCCATAGATTCGGAACACTCCGCAATCTTCAACCTGATTAATGCCCACGGAATAGATCGGGTTGAAGAAATCCTCTTAACCGCTTCAGGGGGCCCCTTCAGAAAATATACCGCCGAAGCGCTGATGACCATTCGACCCGAGGAAGCCCTTGTTCATCCCACCTGGGCAATGGGACCGAAAATAACCGTTGACTCAGCAACCCTGGCGAATAAGGGTCTTGAGGTAATTGAAGCGGCGGGTCTGTTTCATATACCGGTAGATAAAATTCGGGTGGTGGTGCATCCCCAAAGTATTATCCATTCGATGATACGCCTTACGGATGGGGCAGTATATGCCCAGTTATCTAAACCCGATATACGGCTCCCCATTCACGAAGCGTTGAATTTCCCCGAATGTGTCCCCTGTGCATTTGGACGGCTTGGGTTTGATGCCCTTACCCTGGAATTTGAAAAACCGGACAATAAAAAGTTCCCCATGCTCCCCCTGGCGTATGAAGCGGTACGAAGCGGCGGGATAACTCCGACGGTGTACAACGCTGCCAATGAGGTAGCGGTAGCCGCCTTTTTAGCAAAGGGCGCCACATTCCTTGACATACCCCGTATCGTTGAAAATGTGTTAACCATGGCCTGGCCATGTCCGCATCTGGATCTTCCTTCAATTCTTGAAGCGGATGCCAAGGCGCGGCAATCGGCCCAAACTTTTATTGCCGAAAAGTGCGCTTGCGCGGGGAACTTCGTTGCAAGTGGCGCATCATAG
- the uppS gene encoding polyprenyl diphosphate synthase → MRDDNLDTKTNFVPPHVGIIMDGNGRWARKRNQNRTQGHLEGLKTAKRIVKAASDMGIAYLTLYAFSTENWKRAAEEVGFIMGLVKRYLIEEMDFYRQNGIRIRHAGDFPGLPEDIGQEIQRAMEDTKDFKGLQVILALNYGGRDEIRRAVERLIRESALSGAAAPTVTEDAISQYLDNPDIPDPDLIIRTAGELRTSNFLLWEAAYSEYYISDILWPDWTEEDLRLAVLDFQKRERRFGGVIK, encoded by the coding sequence TTGAGGGACGACAATTTAGATACAAAAACAAACTTCGTTCCCCCCCATGTTGGTATCATCATGGATGGGAATGGGCGCTGGGCTCGAAAGCGGAACCAAAATCGTACCCAGGGGCACCTTGAGGGGCTTAAAACTGCCAAGCGGATCGTTAAAGCCGCCAGTGATATGGGCATCGCCTACCTTACCCTCTATGCCTTTTCCACGGAAAACTGGAAACGGGCTGCCGAGGAAGTAGGGTTCATCATGGGCTTGGTAAAACGTTACCTGATCGAAGAGATGGATTTTTACCGACAGAACGGTATCCGTATCCGCCACGCCGGGGATTTTCCCGGGTTGCCGGAGGATATTGGGCAGGAAATACAACGGGCCATGGAGGATACGAAGGACTTCAAAGGTCTCCAGGTGATCCTTGCCCTGAACTACGGCGGCAGGGACGAAATACGCCGGGCGGTGGAGCGGCTAATTCGGGAATCAGCGCTTTCGGGTGCAGCGGCGCCCACAGTTACCGAGGATGCTATCAGTCAATATCTGGACAACCCCGATATACCGGACCCGGACCTTATTATCAGGACCGCCGGGGAATTGCGGACCAGTAACTTCCTCCTTTGGGAAGCGGCCTACTCGGAGTATTATATATCTGATATACTATGGCCCGACTGGACCGAAGAGGATCTTCGGCTAGCCGTATTAGATTTTCAAAAGAGGGAACGGCGCTTCGGCGGTGTTATTAAATGA
- a CDS encoding phosphatidate cytidylyltransferase, with amino-acid sequence MMTKLVQRLLVFFIGLPLTVCLVLYLPQKNHIAVNLVVILLSALGAIEFSDMLRKKEPALPRWEAAILGSLVPLAMTLMVSFGFSGQSISIALILGAFWLLVSRIFSPADKFETIISRVSSGFAVIIYPGLFMAWVIRMSLFSRSDMVILMFLLMVIANDSAAWAVGMLFGKGNRGIIPASPNKSIAGFIGGFVASILIGIGAVHFAPETFPARLFPAPLPGIILGFISGLAGTLGDLGESAMKRSSNIKDSGTIIPGRGGILDTIDSIALAAPVFYVLYWILF; translated from the coding sequence ATGATGACGAAACTTGTTCAGAGGCTTTTAGTATTTTTTATTGGACTGCCCCTCACGGTTTGCCTGGTACTATACCTGCCGCAGAAGAACCACATCGCCGTCAATCTGGTGGTTATCCTCCTCAGCGCCCTGGGTGCAATAGAATTTTCGGATATGCTCAGGAAAAAAGAGCCCGCCCTACCCCGCTGGGAAGCGGCTATTCTGGGCAGCCTGGTCCCCTTAGCCATGACATTAATGGTCAGTTTCGGCTTTAGCGGTCAGTCCATCTCCATAGCGCTCATCCTGGGGGCCTTTTGGCTTCTGGTTTCCCGGATCTTTTCCCCTGCGGATAAATTTGAAACGATCATAAGCCGGGTTTCCTCGGGTTTTGCGGTGATAATCTATCCGGGCCTCTTCATGGCCTGGGTTATCCGGATGAGCCTGTTTTCCCGGTCCGATATGGTGATCCTCATGTTTCTTCTTATGGTTATTGCCAACGATTCCGCTGCCTGGGCGGTTGGTATGCTCTTTGGCAAGGGGAACCGGGGGATAATACCGGCGAGCCCCAATAAAAGCATCGCCGGATTCATCGGCGGCTTTGTTGCCTCAATCCTCATTGGTATTGGGGCGGTACATTTTGCCCCGGAAACCTTCCCCGCCCGGCTGTTTCCCGCGCCCCTGCCGGGGATTATCCTGGGCTTTATTTCCGGTCTGGCGGGAACCCTGGGCGACCTGGGGGAATCGGCGATGAAGCGAAGTTCCAATATTAAAGATTCGGGGACCATTATTCCCGGCCGGGGCGGCATTCTTGATACCATAGATTCCATAGCCCTGGCTGCGCCGGTATTCTACGTCCTCTATTGGATTCTCTTTTGA